The sequence TCACCGCGCCGGAGGGCGAGACGCTCACCTCGGTCGCCGCCCGGTACGGCATCGGGCTCGACGAACTGCTGCGTCTCAACCCGGACATCACCGACACCCGGCGCCTGGCGAAGGGCCGCGCGGTGTTCGTCTTCCGCGGCATCCGGCCCGCCCAGCTCGCCCTGCTGTCACCGGACGTCCCGGACACGCTGATTCTGACGGAGGTCACCTCATGAACACCCAGGAAAGGAGCGCCGCATGAGCAGGGAACCGGACGGTCTCGCGGAGCTGCTCCCGCAGTGGCACCGGCTGCGGGGCGCCGAGGGCGGTGAGCCGCTGCGCGCGCTGCTCGCGGTGATCGCCGAGCAGGTGGACCGGGTGCGTGACGGGGTCGAGCAGAGTTACGAGGACCTGTTCGTGGAGACCGCGTCTTCCTGGGTGCTGCCGTACATCGGCGATCTGGTGGGTTACCGGCCGCTGCCCGGGTACGAGCGGGTGCCGACGGGGGGTCTGGGCGGGGACGGCGACGCCCGTACCCGGCTCGCCGAGGCGCTGGCACCGCGCCGCGATGTGGCGGCGACGGTCGCCAACCGCCGCCGCAAGGGCACGCTCGCCCTGCTGGAGGAGCTGTCCCAGGAGGTCACCGGGTGGCCGGCCAGGGCCGTGGAGTTCTCCCGGCTGGTCTCCCAGCAGCAGCCGGTGAAGCTGTACGGGACGGGGGCCCCGGCCGCCGACGTGCGCAGGCTGTCCCGGGGGCGGCTGGCCGATGTCCGCCAGGGTGCGCGACTGGACCTGGCGGGCGGGCCGTTCGACACGACGGCGCGGTCGGTGGACGTACGCAGGGCGGGTTCGGCGCGCCGGGCGGGAGGCCACTCCCCCGCCGGGGTCGGGCTGTTCGTGTGGCGGCTGAAGCCGTACTCGGTCACCCGGGCACCGGCGTACTGCGTCGACCGGGCGCGGAGCCTGTACACGTTCTCGATCCTGGGCAACGACAGTCCGCTGGTGACGAAGCCGGTGCCGGAGCCCTCGGCCACGCACCTCGCGACGGTCGACAACGTGCCCGCTTTCATCAGGCGGCGGCAGCTCTCCGACCGGCTCGCGGACTACTACGGGCCGGGCAAGAGCTTCACCGTCCGGCGGGACGGGCAGGACGAGCCGGTGCCGATGTCGGACATCGTCGTGGCGGACCTGTCTGGCTGGCGCTACCGGCCCAAGCTCGGTCAGGTGGCCGTGGACCCGGTGCTGGGGCGGCTCGCCTTCGGGTCGCGTTCGGCGCCCCGGCAAGGGGTCTGGGTGTCCTATCACTACGCCGCGGGTGACGACATCGGCGGCGGGGAGTACCCGCGCGAGCGCGTCACACCGCCCGCCGCACGCTTCTACCGGGTGGGTCCGGGCCAGGCGTTCCAGCGGATCATGGACGCGTACGAGCAGTGGCGCGCGGACCGTAGGGCGGGCCACTGCGGGGCCGACGGCGTCATCGAGATCACGCACAGCGGCGCGTATCAGGAGCAGCTCGACTTCGATCTGGACCGCGGCGACCGGCTGGAGCTGCGGGCGGCCGAGGGCTGCCGTCCGGTGATCCGGCTGCTCGACTGGTACAGCAACCGGCCGGACGCCCTCAACATCCGGGCGCGGGAGGACGAAGGGACCTCGCGGAACGACGCGCCCCGGAAGCACGCCAGGACCCAGGAGCACGACGGGACCCCTGAGAGCGACGGGACCCCGGCGAGCGGCGGGACCTCTGAGAGCGGCGGGGCCCCGGAGGACAGCGGGACCCGGAAGGGCGGCGGGGCTCAGGACGGCGTGGACGCCACCGGCGGGAGCGGGGACGCTCCGCGCATCGTGCTGGACGGCCTGCTGATCACCGGGCGCGGGCTCCATGTCAGCGGGCCCGTCGGCGCGGTCGTGCTGCGGCACTGCACGCTGGTGCCCGGCTGGTCGCTGGAGCCGGAGTGCGACCCGCACTCCCCGGAGGAGCCGAGCCTGGTCCTGGACCGGACCACGGCCTGTGTCTCCGTCGATCACAGCATCATCGGCACGATCGAGGTGATCGGCGACGAGGTGAGCCACGACCCGCCGGCGATCCACCTCCGCGACAGCGTCCTGGACGCCACCGGCCACGACCGGGCGGCGCTGTCCGCCCCGGACTGCTGTCACGCCCATGCCGTGCTGCACGCCCACCGCACCACGATCATCGGCGAGGTGCACACGCACGCGGTGGAGATCGCGGAGAACAGCGTCTTCACCGGGCAGCTGCGGGTGGTGCGGCGCGGCGTCGGCTGTCTGCGGTTCTCGTACGTGCCTCCCGGTTCCCGTACCCCGCGCCGCCACCGCTGCCAGCCCGACCTCGTGGGCGCCGAGCGGGCGCAGGAGGTACGTCCGCTGTTCACCAGCGAGCGGTACGGCACCCCCGCGTACGGGCGGCTCGTGGACGGCGGTCCGTGGCAGATCCGCCGGGGCGCCGACGACGGCTCGGAGATGGGCGTCTTCCACAACCTGTACGAACCGCAGCGCGAGGACAGCCTGCGGGCCCGGCTCGCCGAGTACACCCCGGCCGGTACGGACGCCGGGATCATCCCCGTCACCTGACCCGCCCGCCCGGACGGCCGCCCGGCCCGGACACCGACCCGGCGACCGGCCCGGTCGCCCCACCCGACTTCTTCCGACTGCCGAACTTCCAAGGGGGACCCCTTCCCATGCACGCAGATCTCTCCCGCGACACCTTCCGGCCGGACCGGCACTACTCGGCGGTGCTCGCCCAGCAGGGCCGCGTCCAACTGGACGCGGACACCAACGAGCAGGCCGCGATCCAGCTGCACCGGGCCCGTACCACCGCGGCCGACCTGATCGGACGGCACGGCGGGCCGCGCGGCGCGACCGGCTTCGAGGTGAAGTTCCTGGGCGGCAGCCGGGAGCTGGACGACCTCGCCCTCGGCGGCGGCCGCTACTACGTGGACGGCATCCTGCTGGACGCGACCCGGCCCGGACCCGGCGTCCCGGCCGAGGACGACGCCACCGGGCCGGACGGCGAGGCACCGGACGCCGCCCCCGCGACCTGGACGTACTGGGATCAGCCGGACGGCTACCGCGACCCGGAGCGCCCCGGCGACCGGCTGCCCACCCAGTTCCCGTATCTGGCCTGCCTGAAGGTGTGGGAACGGGTGGTCACCGCGGCCGAGGACCCGCTGCTGCGCGAGGTGGCGCTGGGCACGGCGATGCCCGACACGGCGGCCCGGGTCAAGGTGGTGTGGCAGGTCGTGCCGCTGCCCGGTGCGGAGCTGGACCTCGCGGACGGGGCGACGAAGGACCAGGTGCGGGCGGCGTTCGACACCTGGTCGGCGGCGAAGGCTCCGACGGCCCGGCTGGCGGCCCGCAGCGAACGCCCGGACCGGGCGGACGAGGACCCGTGCCTGGTCCGGCCGGACGCCCGCTACCGGGGGCCGGAGAACCAGCTGTACCGGGTGGAGATCCATCAGGGCGGCGCGGCACAGGACGCCACGTTCAAGTGGTCCAGGGAGAACGGTTCGGTGACCTTCCCGGTCGAGGACCTGGACGGTACCTGGGTCGAGCTGGCCTCGCTCGGCAACGACGACAAGCTCGACCTCGGCGTCGGTGACCTGGTCGAGTTCGTCGACACCGCCTACACGAGCCGCCGTGAACCGCTGCCCCTGCTGCGGGTGGAGGAGGTCGATCTGCCGGGGCGCCGGGTGCGGCTCTCGGGCGAGCCGGAGCCCTTCGTGGGCCGGCGCCCCGAGTTGAACCCGTACCTGCGGCGCTGGGACCACCGCCCGGCGACCCGCAGGACGAAGGGCGCCGCGAAGGTGCGCGACGGTGCGCTGCGGATCGAGGAGGGGGCCTGGCTGCCGCTGGAGGACGGGGTGTTCGTGTACTTCGAGCCGGGCAGGACGTACCGCTCCGGTGACTACTGGACCGTGCCCGCCCGGACGGCGACGGGCGGCGTCGAGTGGCCGACCGACGCGGCCCGGCGTCCGCTGCTGCGCTCGCCGCGCGGTGTGCGGGTCCACTACGCGCCGCTGGCCTGGATTCTCGGTGAGGGGTCGGTGGCCGACCTCCGCCAGGAGTTCGGACCGCTGGCCGCGCCGATCCCGGCCGCGGACGAGGAGGCCCTGGCGGCGGAGGCACGGGCCGAGGAGGAGGCGGTGGCCGCCGAACGTGTGGCGGACAGCGGTTCGACTCCCCCCGTTACCGGGCAAAACGATCAGGAGACGAACGAGAACTGACGCACTATTGAGTGCGTCGAACCACCGCACCACCTGGGAAGGAGCACCACGATGGCAACGCCCCTGTCGGCCGACAAGCTGCTCAAAGCCCTCCGTGACGAAGGCCTGCGTGTCGTCGAGCACCGGAGCTGGCGTACACACAACCGCAACCACAAGGGCCCGTGGGGCCCGGTGAACGGGGTGATGATCCATCACACCGTGACGTCCGGAACGCAGAGCTCGGTGGAGCTCTGCTACAACGGCCACTCCAGCCTCCCCGGTCCGCTCTGCCACGGGGTGATAGCCAAGGACGGCTCGGTCCATCTCGTCGGGCACGGGCGGGCCAACCACGCCGGGCTCGGCGACGACGACGTCCTGCGGGCCGTGGTCAACGAGTCGGCCTCACTGCCCTCCGACAACGAGGCCAACACCGACGGCAACCGGCACTTCTACGGCTTCGAGTGCATCAACCTCGGCGACGGGAAGGACCCCTGGCCGGCGGCGCAGCTGCTGGCGATCGAGAAGGTGTCCGCCGCGATCTGCCGGGCGCACCACTGGTCGCAGCGCTCGGTGATCGGGCACAAGGAGTGGCAGCCGGGAAAGGTCGATCCGCGCGGGTTCACGATGGACTCGATGCGCAGCCGGATCAAGTCCCGGCTCGGCGGCAAGCCGGACGGCCCGTCGAAGCCGCCCGCACCGCCGAAGTACGAGCCGTTCCCCGGCGCGGCGTTCTTCAAGGTGGGCAGACGCAGCGCGATCATCACCGCGATGGGCAAGCGCCTCGTGGCGGAGGGCTGCGGCCGTTACGAGGTGGGTCCCGGACCGGCCTGGTCGGACGCCGACAAGAAGTCGTACGCGGCCTGGCAGCGCAAGCTCGGCTACTCGGGCAGCGGGGCGGACGGCATTCCGGGCAAGGAGAGCTGGACGAAGCTCAAGGTCCCGAACGTCTGATCCGGCGGCTCCGGGGCCGGAGCGCCGGAGCCGGGCCGGGGTGTACGGCACGGCGCGCGCCCCGGCCCTGTGCGGGCGCCGGGCCCTGTCGGGTGACTCGTGACAGGGCCCGGCTCCCGTATGCCGTCAGCGGTTGAAGGAGCTGCCCAGGGCCGCCTTCGCCGCCACGGTGCCCAGCGTCCCGTGGCCGAAGCTGAAGGACCCCTTGGCGCCGAGGCCGGAGGCGGTGGCCGGGAAGAACCAGAGCGAGCCCTCGCCCTCCCCCTCGCCGGGCGCGCCGACGGCCAGGTCGGCACGGCCGTCCTTGTTGACGTCCGCGAAGGCGGCGGCACCGCCGAACAGGTCGCCCTTCTCCGCCGCGCCGGGAACATCCGGTGTGGACTGGTTGAAGCCGAAGCTGCCGGTGCCCGTCGGGCCGGTGGCCTTCCCGGGCAGGATCACGATGCCGCCCGCCCGCCGGACCGTGCCCAGCGCCTCGTTCGGGACGCCGACGGCGATCTCGCCGAAGCCGTCGCCGTTCGTGTCGCCGATCGCGACGGACGAGCCGAAGCCGTCGGAGGCCTCCGCCGCGCCCGGGACGCCCGCCGAGTCCTGGTTGAAGACCTTGGCCTTGGTGCCCTGCGGTCCGGTGGCGCTGCCCGGTACATAGGTGAGCATCCCGCCCTTGGCGAGCGGCAGGTCGAGGTCGCTGTCGTAGCCGTCGACCGGGCGTCCGACGGCGAGGTCGGCGTACTTGTCACCGTTGACGTTGCCGACGGCGAGGCGTTCGCCGCCCTCCAGGGAGTAGCCGTCGCTGCCCTTCACCCGGGTGTACTCGCCCGGTCCCGCGGGGCTGCCGTTGCTGATGAGGATGCGGCGGTCGTCGTACTCGTCGCCGCTGTGGACGACGGCGGCGAGGTCGTCGCGGCCGTCCCCGTTGACGTCGCCCGCCGCCAGGTCCAGGTAGCGCTTGTCGTCCATGTCGGGCAGCTCGGTGGTGGCGGACGCGCGGCCGTCGCGGGTGAACGGGCCCAGGAGGCTCTGGAGATCGTGGTCGCGGACGGTCGCGAGGTCGGGGGCGCCGTCCCCGTTGAAGTCGCCGGC is a genomic window of Streptomyces sp. NBC_01237 containing:
- a CDS encoding DUF6519 domain-containing protein, with translation MHADLSRDTFRPDRHYSAVLAQQGRVQLDADTNEQAAIQLHRARTTAADLIGRHGGPRGATGFEVKFLGGSRELDDLALGGGRYYVDGILLDATRPGPGVPAEDDATGPDGEAPDAAPATWTYWDQPDGYRDPERPGDRLPTQFPYLACLKVWERVVTAAEDPLLREVALGTAMPDTAARVKVVWQVVPLPGAELDLADGATKDQVRAAFDTWSAAKAPTARLAARSERPDRADEDPCLVRPDARYRGPENQLYRVEIHQGGAAQDATFKWSRENGSVTFPVEDLDGTWVELASLGNDDKLDLGVGDLVEFVDTAYTSRREPLPLLRVEEVDLPGRRVRLSGEPEPFVGRRPELNPYLRRWDHRPATRRTKGAAKVRDGALRIEEGAWLPLEDGVFVYFEPGRTYRSGDYWTVPARTATGGVEWPTDAARRPLLRSPRGVRVHYAPLAWILGEGSVADLRQEFGPLAAPIPAADEEALAAEARAEEEAVAAERVADSGSTPPVTGQNDQETNEN
- a CDS encoding peptidoglycan-binding protein — its product is MATPLSADKLLKALRDEGLRVVEHRSWRTHNRNHKGPWGPVNGVMIHHTVTSGTQSSVELCYNGHSSLPGPLCHGVIAKDGSVHLVGHGRANHAGLGDDDVLRAVVNESASLPSDNEANTDGNRHFYGFECINLGDGKDPWPAAQLLAIEKVSAAICRAHHWSQRSVIGHKEWQPGKVDPRGFTMDSMRSRIKSRLGGKPDGPSKPPAPPKYEPFPGAAFFKVGRRSAIITAMGKRLVAEGCGRYEVGPGPAWSDADKKSYAAWQRKLGYSGSGADGIPGKESWTKLKVPNV
- a CDS encoding FG-GAP and VCBS repeat-containing protein; this translates as MAPRALGTGVVLAITVASAALALPTAQAAPAAPERAAAPAGLHSDFNGDGYPDIAFAAPGATVKGFAGAGYVGVAYGSGTGVKSSAKKVFTQSTANIPGTPEAKDAFGSSVVSADLDRDGYADLVVGSSGEKVGTGDAAGSLTVIWGGAGGLAGGATVLDGEQYDGVGAHLAAGDFNGDGAPDLATVRDHDLQSLLGPFTRDGRASATTELPDMDDKRYLDLAAGDVNGDGRDDLAAVVHSGDEYDDRRILISNGSPAGPGEYTRVKGSDGYSLEGGERLAVGNVNGDKYADLAVGRPVDGYDSDLDLPLAKGGMLTYVPGSATGPQGTKAKVFNQDSAGVPGAAEASDGFGSSVAIGDTNGDGFGEIAVGVPNEALGTVRRAGGIVILPGKATGPTGTGSFGFNQSTPDVPGAAEKGDLFGGAAAFADVNKDGRADLAVGAPGEGEGEGSLWFFPATASGLGAKGSFSFGHGTLGTVAAKAALGSSFNR